In one Oryza glaberrima chromosome 2, OglaRS2, whole genome shotgun sequence genomic region, the following are encoded:
- the LOC127762711 gene encoding putative invertase inhibitor: MSIRFDPMESRSSRSVVMMCCVLMLMIAAAAHAGEQEAEECASPMSIEEACRGASETHHAVAYDHCVASLTADPRSSSSEARSLHGLAMLATRMAIDHATSTVCKMDDLAELEPEDSSSPSDARARFEHCLEQYGGAADLLRDALDNLKVRIYGTAMEQLSAALGAAESCEDAWKGDEGNIPIAAHDREYGRMAHIAIGFTHAAA, translated from the coding sequence atgTCGATTCGATTCGATCCGATGGAGAGCAGAAGCAGCAGAAGCGTGGTGATGATGTGCTGCGTGCTGATGTTGatgattgcggcggcggcgcatgcggGCGAGCAGGAGGCGGAGGAGTGCGCTAGCCCGATGAGCATCGAGGAGGCGTGCCGGGGGGCATCGGAGACGCACCACGCGGTGGCCTACGACCACTGCGTAGCGTCGCTGACGGCGGAcccgcgcagcagcagcagcgaggccCGCAGCCTGCACGGGCTCGCCATGCTCGCCACCCGGATGGCCATCGACCACGCCACCAGCACCGTCTGCAAGATGGACGACCTCGCGGAGCTGGAGCCCGAGGATTCTTCGTCGCCGTCGGACGCGCGCGCACGGTTCGAGCACTGCCTTGAGCAgtacggcggcgccgccgacctcctccgcgACGCCCTGGACAACCTCAAGGTCCGCATCTACGGGACGGCCATGGAGCAGCTGTCCGCCGCGCTGGGCGCCGCCGAGAGCTGCGAGGACGCGTGGAAGGGCGACGAGGGCAACATCCCCATCGCCGCCCACGACAGGGAGTACGGCAGGATGGCCCACATcgccatcggcttcacccacgccgccgcctaa
- the LOC127762714 gene encoding WAT1-related protein At3g30340-like, with the protein MNWVEFLKPVVAMLVFDTLFALMTALVKKALADGLNHVVFITLRQFVAAVLLAPIAYFKERNTRPRFTTEIFAYMFMSALLGGLCAQYLFFLGLSYTTATLTATFSNMTPVFTFLIAIPLQLETVDVRSKAGLAKVIGTLMSVGGATLLGLYKGAALTHTTSSVQEHGAKGITSNSSSISKERWMLGSVLLVLNCISFSLWMLLQGKLTKKYPAVFSSTAFMTSFSSMQAGVVALTTQRRLSVWLIRGNIQIIAVVFAGVGVSGIGYVLMTWCIEKKGPVFTAGFMPLIQIMAALIDLFFLHEQIFLGRNTRPKMTWEIFVYLFFSALLGAGLSQYSFFYGLQYTTATYAITFANLSPVLTFLIAIALGVESLNMKSMAGGAKVLGTLTSMAGVLLLSLYKGVALTNHPSAAAAMDASAGGGHGGSVMVKNNKQWTLGTVMLLGNCLCFSLWLLLQGKLTKKYPAIYSCTAIMFFISTLQGGALTLATERLTASAWTLTNKVEIVTVIYSGVMASGVGYLIMTWCVGKRGPVFTAAFIPVIQIMVAFIDFFFLHEQLHLGSVLGSVLMILGLYLLLWGKKKDAAAASSVVVVVCCPEPKHLPVDDEEAPNTIKAQQQPPSPLKL; encoded by the exons GAATACAAGACCAAGATTTACAACAGAGATCTTTGCCTACATGTTCATGAGCGCATTGCTTGG GGGATTATGTGCTCAGTATCTGTTCTTTCTGGGGTTGAGCTACACTACAGCAACACTGACTGCAACATTCTCCAACATGACTCCGGTTTTCACCTTTTTGATTGCTATCCCTCTCCA ACTGGAAACAGTTGATGTGAGGAGCAAGGCGGGGCTGGCAAAAGTCATAGGAACGCTCATGTCTGTTGGTGGCGCGACGCTATTGGGCCTGTACAAGGGAGCTGCCTTGACTCACACAACATCGTCAGTCCAAGAGCACGGTGCAAAGGGTATTACctccaacagcagcagcatcagcaaggAGCGATGGATGCTAGGCTCGGTCTTGCTGGTTTTAAACTGCATCAGCTTCTCGTTATGGATGCTTCTGCAGGGGAAGCTCACCAAGAAATACCCTGCAGTCTTCTCCAGCACTGCATTCATGACCTCGTTCAGCTCAATGCAAGCAGGAGTTGTTGCACTCACAACACAAAGGCGCCTTTCGGTGTGGTTGATTCGAGGAAACATACAGATCattgctgttgtttttgca GGAGTGGGGGTATCAGGGATAGGGTATGTGCTGATGACCTGGTGCATCGAGAAGAAGGGCCCAGTTTTCACTGCAGGCTTCATGCCTCTCATCCAGATCATGGCTGCACTCATTGATCTCTTCTTCCTTCATGAGCAGATTTTCCTTGGAAG GAACACAAGGCCTAAGATGACATGGGAGATATTTGTGTACCTCTTCTTCAGTGCATTGCTTGG TGCTGGTCTGTCGCAGTACAGCTTCTTCTACGGGTTGCAGTACACGACGGCGACGTACGCGATAACATTCGCCAACTTGTCTCCTGTGCTCACCTTCCTCATCGCCATTGCGCTAGGGGTGGAATCCCTCAACATGAAGAGCATGGCAGGAGGTGCCAAGGTCCTTGGTACGCTCACGTCCATGGCAGGTGTGCTGTTGCTGAGCCTCTACAAGGGCGTGGCACTCACAAACCACCcatcagctgctgctgccatggATGCTTCTGCAGGAGGAGGACATGGTGGGTCAGTGATGGTGAAGAACAATAAGCAATGGACGCTGGGGACGGTGATGCTGCTGGGGAACTGCCTGTGCTTCTCgctgtggctgctgctgcagggGAAGCTGACCAAGAAATACCCGGCGATCTACTCCTGCACGGCCATCATGTTCTTCATCAGCACGCTGCAGGGTGGGGCGCTCACACTGGCCACCGAGAGGCTCACAGCCTCCGCCTGGACTCTCACCAACAAAGTGGAGATCGTCACTGTCATCTACTCg GGGGTGATGGCGTCTGGAGTAGGGTACCTGATAATGACATGGTGTGTGGGGAAGAGGGGCCCTGTGTTCACGGCAGCCTTCATCCCGGTCATCCAGATCATGGTTGCCTTCATcgacttcttcttcctccatgaGCAGCTCCACCTCGGcag CGTGCTAGGATCAGTGTTGATGATCCTAGGTCTGTACCTTCTGCTGtgggggaagaagaaggacgCTGCAGCTGCCTcctcggtggtggtggtggtttgtTGTCCTGAACCCAAGCACCTGCCTGTTGATGATGAAGAGGCGCCCAACACCATCAAAGCCCAACAGCAACCACCTTCACCACTCAAATTATAA